One window from the genome of Periophthalmus magnuspinnatus isolate fPerMag1 chromosome 18, fPerMag1.2.pri, whole genome shotgun sequence encodes:
- the LOC129457142 gene encoding uncharacterized protein LOC129457142: MSGLVNTADEHVFVGLTREWEWTVLDSEDHRQTQIGFEAFGAGEPREEHECGMIQASGEWRTETCNTKWPFVCLDVNVAHKFVKGNGSKVWGQARNYCRTHHTDLARIRSQEENQLLVDLYDRSSDGNWNESKDGTREGTKNGTFNETPDGTWNKTSNGTVYETWNGSWIGLTKRSWSWSDRMYPGFVPWVPEEPRAGGAEACAALHVSGEPMGFVPWNCNDQLPFFCYSCERVSDFINIYLKVGQQ; encoded by the exons ATGAGCGGTTTGGTCAACACTGCGGATGAACACGTCTTTGTGGGGTTAACG AGAGAGTGGGAGTGGACGGTCTTGGACTCGGAGgaccacagacagacccagatcGGGTTTGAGGCGTTTGGAGCCGGAGAGCCCAGAGAGGAGCACGAGTGTGGGATGATCCAGGCCTCAGGAGAGTGGAGGACGGAGACCTGCAACACGAAATGGCCCTTCGTCTGCCTCGATG TGAACGTGGCTCACAAATTCGTGAAGGGAAACGGCTCTAAAGTCTGGGGCCAGGCCAGGAATTACTGCAGGACTCATCACACTGACTTGGCCAGGATCCGGAGCCAGGAGGAGAACCAGCTCCTTGTGGACCTCTATGACAGGTCCTCGGACGGGAACTGGAATGAGAGCAAGGACGGCACCAGGGAAGGAACCAAGAACGGGACCTTCAACGAGACCCCAGACGGAACCTGGAACAAGACCAGTAACGGGACCGTGTACGAGACCTGGAACGGGTCTTGGATCGGCCTGACCAAGCGGAGTTGGAGCTGGTCTGACAGGATGTACCCAGGGTTTGTCCCGTGGGTCCCAGAGGAGCccagagctggaggagcggaggcCTGCGCCGCCCTCCACGTCAGCGGGGAGCCGATGGGGTTCGTCCCCTGGAACTGCAACGATCAACTACCGTTCTTCTGCTACTCCTGTGAGCGTGTTTCAGAttttataaacatttatttaaaagtagGACAGCAATGA
- the LOC117386495 gene encoding E3 ubiquitin-protein ligase TRIM39-like has translation MSLRSSLPEKQLLCPLCSLIFTDPVTTPCGHNFCHACLQNTWVKCDNMCQCPTCDKTYSPRPEISINTAFKELADTFKNMIIPQKVTPLNNVQPGEITCDVCLAASVQVKAQKSCLVCLASYCSIHLEPHQKVAALQMHKLIDPVADLQERLCKKHDRLLEMFCKEEQKCVCRFCVETEHKNHKAVSLEEESAQRKAQIEKTEAEFKNMIEQRLKKVEEISNCLQQRKESAEKELEQSDILFTSLINSIKERQTEVKEAILKQQTSAETQAEQLTQDLRAEIQELETRTEELQELRESDDHLHLIQRLPLVTALPVSRDWSEVRFPSEQSVGIVRDALSKLKETVDKEMDLLRNQELKMVQKYAVDVQLDPHTAHPNIVLSPDGKQAGRGELLHLVPDNPQRFDPVICVLAKNGFVSGRFYFQVSVGSKTYWDLGVVLESVNRKGMITSKPENGFWTVRLRGGGEYRALDSPSVLLKPQTRPQTVGVYTDYDQGTVSFYDVGSKTLLYCFHGCGFTEKIYPFFSPGVCDDGKNVAPLIVVPVKPER, from the exons ATGTCTCTGCGCTCCTCACTCCCAGAAAAGCAGCTGCTGTGCCCGCTCTGCTCCCTCATCTTCACCGACCCCGTCACCACTCCCTGCGGACACAACTTCTGCCACGCCTGCCTCCAAAACACCTGGGTCAAATGTGACAACATGTGCCAGTGCCCCACCTGTGACAAAACCTACTCCCCACGCCCGGAAATCAGCATCAACACCGCGTTCAAGGAGCTCGCGGACACCTTCAAAAACATGATCATTCCGCAGAAAGTTACGCCGCTTAACAATGTCCAACCGGGAGAGATAACTTGCGACGTTTGCTTGGCTGCTTCGGTCCAAGTGAAAGCCCAGAAGTCGTGTTTGGTTTGCCTGGCGTCGTACTGTTCCATTCACCTGGAGCCGCATCAGAAAGTGGCGGCTCTGCAGATGCACAAGCTGATCGACCCCGTGGCTGATCTGCAGGAGAGGCTGTGTAAAAAGCACGATCGTTTACTCGAGATGTTTTGTAAAGAGGAACAGAAGTGCGTTTGTCGGTTCTGCGTGGAGACGGAGCACAAGAACCACAAGGCCGTGAGTTTAGAAGAGGAGAGCGCGCAGAGGAAG gCTCAAATAGAAAAGACTGAAGCTGAATTCAAAAACATGATCGAGCAGCGACTTAAGAAAGTGGAGGAGATTTCAAACTGCCTTCAGCAAAGAAAG GAGAGCGCAGAGAAGGAGTTGGAACAGAGCGACATCCTGTTCACGTCTCTAATCAACTCTATTAAAGAAAGACAAACTGAAGTGAAGGAAGCGATTCTCAAACAGCAGACGTCAGCAGAGACACAAGCGGAACAACTGACCCAGGACCTGAGAGCAGAGATCCAAGAACTGGAGACGAGGACCGAGGAGTTACAGGAGCTCAGAGAGTCCGACGACCATCTGCATCTCATACAG cgGTTGCCGTTGGTTACTGCTCTTCCGGTCTCCAGAGACTGGTCTGAGGTCCGGTTTCCCTCAGAGCAGAGCGTGGGGATAGTGAGAGACGCTCTGTCTAAACTGAAGGAGACAGTGGACAAAGAAATGGACCTGCTCAGGAACCAAG AACTGAAGATGGTGCAGAAATATGCAG TGGATGTGCAGTTGGACCCCCACACGGCCCACCCAAACATCGTGCTCTCTCCAGACGGGAAGCAGGCGGGTCGGGGAGAGCTGCTCCACTTAGTCCCTGACAACCCCCAGAGGTTCGACCCGGTCATCTGCGTCCTCGCCAAGAATGGCTTCGTGTCAGGACGTTTCTACttccag GTCTCCGTGGGCTCAAAGACTTACTGGGACCTGGGTGTAGTTCTGGAGTCTGTGAACCGTAAGGGCATGATCACATCGAAGCCGGAGAACGGTTTTTGGACGGTGCGTTTGCGAGGAGGAGGCGAGTACCGCGCTCTGGACTCCCCTTCGGTCCTGCTGAAGCCGCAGACCAGGCCTCagacagtgggcgtgtacacgGACTACGACCAAGGCACCGTTTCCTTCTATGACGTCGGCTCCAAAACTCTGCTCTACTGTTTCCACGGGTGCGGCTTCACGGAGAAAATCTATCCTTTCTTCAGTCCGGGAGTTTGTGACGACGGAAAGAACGTAGCTCCATTAATAGTGGTACCTGTTAAACCAGAGAGGTAG